One Flagellimonas sp. CMM7 genomic region harbors:
- a CDS encoding YdeI family protein — MKDAIEIYFKNDEEWRIWLHANHQISGGIHVIMYKIEHEMPSMRWEEAVRVALCFGWIDSTVKSLGDGKRRQYFCPRKPKSVWSRVNKNHLKELIAADLMHESGHKVIEVAKKNGSWTALDDVENEIVPEDLKASFDKNPEAFKNYQNFTRGQRKSYLYWLNQAKREETRQKRIAEIITLSANNIKTRNPGSR; from the coding sequence ATGAAAGATGCAATAGAGATATACTTTAAAAATGATGAGGAATGGCGGATTTGGTTACATGCCAACCATCAAATTTCAGGCGGTATTCATGTAATCATGTACAAGATTGAACATGAGATGCCAAGCATGCGTTGGGAAGAAGCAGTAAGAGTAGCGCTCTGTTTCGGTTGGATAGATAGTACCGTCAAAAGTTTAGGTGATGGTAAACGCAGACAGTATTTCTGCCCAAGAAAGCCCAAAAGTGTCTGGAGTAGGGTAAACAAAAATCATTTGAAAGAATTAATAGCCGCTGATTTAATGCATGAAAGCGGACATAAAGTTATTGAAGTCGCTAAAAAAAATGGTTCTTGGACCGCTTTGGATGACGTTGAAAATGAAATAGTTCCTGAGGATTTAAAAGCTTCTTTTGATAAAAACCCTGAAGCTTTTAAAAACTATCAAAATTTCACCCGTGGACAACGCAAGAGCTATCTGTACTGGTTAAATCAGGCCAAACGGGAAGAAACCCGACAAAAAAGAATAGCGGAAATCATAACACTTTCAGCCAATAACATTAAAACCAGAAACCCTGGAAGCAGATGA
- a CDS encoding zinc-dependent alcohol dehydrogenase family protein has protein sequence MKALVYETFQGDLELKDVQDPTPLDHSVVLKTAATGVCRSDWHGWMGHDPDIVLPHVPGHELSGSIAALGKDVKNFNIGDRVTVPFVCGCGSCEQCNSGNHQVCDHQSQPGFTHWGSFSEYVRIDQADTNLVKLPEEIDDITAASLGCRFITAYRAVVAQGKITEGQSIAIHGCGGVGLSAIMIAKAFGAQVIAIDINKDTLKLARDLGASKVINASESSGVIEEVVSLTNGGVHVSLDALGSSITCQNSIGNLRKRGKHIQVGLMTGNHQYPKIPMDKVLANELEIIGSHGMQAHKYPEMMALIKEGKLMPQKLVEQTIHLSEAGKVLREMNQFTNKGMTIINTFN, from the coding sequence ATGAAGGCATTGGTTTATGAAACTTTTCAAGGGGATTTAGAACTTAAAGATGTTCAGGATCCGACTCCATTAGATCATAGTGTTGTTTTAAAAACAGCTGCAACCGGGGTTTGCCGTAGTGATTGGCATGGGTGGATGGGCCACGACCCAGATATTGTTTTACCACATGTTCCAGGTCATGAATTGTCAGGCAGCATTGCCGCTCTTGGTAAAGATGTAAAAAACTTCAACATTGGTGATAGAGTAACCGTTCCCTTTGTATGTGGCTGTGGCTCTTGTGAGCAATGCAATTCTGGTAATCATCAAGTTTGTGACCATCAATCACAGCCAGGTTTTACGCATTGGGGTTCTTTTTCCGAATATGTCCGTATAGATCAAGCAGATACCAATTTGGTGAAACTTCCTGAAGAAATAGATGATATTACCGCTGCTTCTCTAGGCTGTCGTTTCATAACCGCATATAGGGCTGTTGTGGCTCAAGGGAAAATAACTGAAGGGCAATCCATCGCAATTCATGGCTGTGGCGGCGTAGGACTTTCTGCAATCATGATAGCTAAAGCGTTTGGTGCACAGGTTATTGCAATAGACATCAACAAGGATACCTTAAAACTGGCCAGAGATTTGGGTGCTTCAAAAGTTATAAATGCTTCTGAATCTTCAGGTGTTATTGAAGAAGTAGTGTCACTCACAAATGGCGGCGTTCATGTATCTTTAGATGCCTTGGGCAGTTCTATCACTTGTCAAAATTCAATAGGGAATCTTAGAAAAAGAGGGAAACACATTCAGGTTGGGTTAATGACGGGGAATCATCAATATCCAAAAATACCCATGGATAAAGTTCTTGCCAACGAACTCGAAATTATTGGCAGCCACGGAATGCAAGCACATAAATACCCTGAAATGATGGCACTCATCAAAGAAGGAAAATTGATGCCTCAAAAATTGGTGGAACAAACCATTCACTTATCAGAAGCGGGTAAAGTTTTGAGAGAGATGAATCAGTTTACCAATAAGGGAATGACCATCATCAATACTTTTAATTAG
- a CDS encoding carbon-nitrogen hydrolase family protein — protein MKVKVALIQESPVFFNKQKTFEKLADLTKKHAAEGCDLIVFPESFVPGYPRGFTFGATVGSRSMEGKELYAKYYENSVCLEGDDLEFLERLSKSQNVYLVIGITERLKVNGSLYCSMAYISPTSGLLGVHRKIKPTGTERIVWAEASGESLVSFDTKIGKMGGLICWENYMPMARMAMYQQGVEIYIAPTADSRDEWTATMQHIALEGRCFVLGCNQFYTKSMYPTEYQHLVENEKEDICPGGSIVVSPLGKIIAGPLFGEAGALVTELDLKDVTVSKLDFDVIGHYARNDIFNLNVTGQPDMTIEKE, from the coding sequence ATGAAGGTAAAGGTAGCGCTCATACAAGAAAGTCCTGTTTTCTTTAACAAGCAGAAAACCTTTGAAAAACTAGCTGATTTAACTAAAAAACATGCTGCTGAAGGTTGTGATTTAATTGTCTTTCCAGAGTCTTTTGTCCCTGGTTATCCTAGAGGCTTTACTTTTGGAGCAACCGTAGGGAGTCGTTCCATGGAAGGCAAAGAATTATATGCCAAATATTATGAAAATAGTGTTTGTTTGGAAGGAGATGATCTTGAATTTCTAGAGAGGCTCTCCAAATCGCAAAATGTATATCTGGTAATTGGAATAACGGAAAGATTAAAAGTCAACGGAAGTCTATATTGTTCCATGGCCTACATTTCACCCACCTCGGGCTTGTTGGGTGTACATAGAAAAATTAAACCTACTGGAACGGAACGCATTGTTTGGGCAGAAGCTTCAGGAGAGTCCTTGGTAAGTTTTGATACCAAAATTGGGAAAATGGGCGGTCTTATCTGTTGGGAAAATTATATGCCCATGGCAAGAATGGCCATGTATCAGCAAGGAGTGGAAATCTATATTGCCCCAACAGCTGATTCTAGAGACGAATGGACAGCAACCATGCAGCACATTGCTTTAGAGGGTAGATGTTTTGTATTGGGTTGCAATCAATTCTACACCAAATCTATGTATCCCACTGAATACCAGCATTTGGTAGAAAACGAAAAGGAAGACATATGTCCGGGTGGGAGCATTGTCGTGTCCCCTTTAGGAAAAATTATAGCTGGACCTCTCTTTGGTGAAGCAGGTGCACTGGTGACAGAACTAGATCTTAAAGATGTAACCGTGAGTAAATTAGATTTTGATGTTATTGGCCATTATGCAAGAAATGATATCTTTAATCTGAACGTGACTGGTCAACCGGATATGACAATAGAAAAGGAGTAA
- a CDS encoding arginase family protein, translated as MKIYFPQWQGAGLGKDIESGAFAVLEYLKNPNFVQIPLSNISAGENGLQKFNINNYDAIYEQLQRFKQFLTSEKPNTTATIGGDCGLEIVPVSYLNAQYPNLGVIWFDAHADINKPCDSSSCNFHGMPLRTLLGEGEPNMDDLLFSTINSSQIHYVGLRDIDNAEKTRLERGGIYHPKKLNIPELVSTLQSKNIEHLYLHFDFDCLEPSNYDKTYYRVPDGLLIKDAEECIYELKSSFNVVGTSVLESITANVEELRPIEGIINVLMK; from the coding sequence ATGAAAATATACTTTCCACAATGGCAGGGCGCTGGATTGGGTAAGGATATAGAATCTGGGGCTTTTGCTGTGTTGGAGTATTTGAAAAATCCAAATTTTGTTCAAATTCCACTATCCAATATTTCGGCAGGGGAAAATGGATTGCAAAAATTCAACATAAACAATTACGACGCCATTTACGAACAACTACAACGATTTAAACAATTTCTAACTTCGGAAAAACCCAACACTACTGCTACTATTGGTGGAGATTGTGGCCTTGAGATTGTACCGGTATCCTACTTAAATGCTCAATATCCAAATTTGGGTGTTATATGGTTTGATGCACATGCAGACATCAATAAACCATGCGATTCTTCAAGTTGCAATTTTCATGGTATGCCACTCAGAACATTACTTGGAGAAGGAGAACCCAATATGGACGATTTGCTGTTTAGCACCATAAATAGTTCCCAAATCCATTATGTTGGATTGCGAGATATTGATAACGCTGAAAAAACTAGATTGGAGAGAGGTGGTATTTATCACCCAAAAAAACTGAATATTCCAGAGCTAGTTTCAACCTTGCAATCCAAAAACATAGAGCATCTCTATTTACATTTTGATTTTGATTGCCTAGAACCTTCGAATTATGATAAAACCTACTACAGAGTTCCTGATGGCTTATTGATAAAAGATGCAGAGGAATGCATCTATGAGTTAAAAAGTAGCTTTAATGTAGTTGGAACAAGTGTTTTGGAGTCTATCACTGCAAATGTTGAAGAACTGAGACCTATTGAGGGAATTATAAACGTATTGATGAAATGA
- a CDS encoding M1 family metallopeptidase — MKKNTLLILLVLAMSFNINGQNFTRQDTLRGSITPERAWWDLNYYNLNIKVQPENESIAGYNIIRYKVLEESDVIQIDLQKPLKIDAVSQDNQDLDYTSYGSAHFIHLKKKQVPGEFNELYVQYSGKPRKAKRAPWDGGFSWEKDENGNPFVATSCQGLGASVWWPNKDHMYDEVDSMRIAIDVPKDLVAVSNGRLREEYLYDFGGYKLYDWFVSNPINNYGVNINIGDYVQFGETYEGEKGTLDLDYYVLRDNLDKAKEQFKQTPMMLKAFEHWFGPYPFYEDSFKLVEVPYLGMEHQSSVTYGNKYQNGYLGRDLSGSGWGLKFDFIIIHEAGHEWFANNITYKDVADMWIHEGFTAYSENLYLDYHYGTKAASEYVIGTRANIKNDIPIIGTYNVNKKGSGDMYYKGANMLHTLRQLIEDDELWRQILRGLNAEFYHQTVTTEQIEHYISEKTKKDLSAFFNQYLRTTMIPKLEYKLEGKSITHRYVDVVEDFDMPIRVFTNGKEQWLFPSKEWKTETLQSSELVFDDNFYILHQKI; from the coding sequence ATGAAAAAAAATACACTACTTATTCTGCTTGTTTTAGCCATGTCTTTCAATATAAATGGCCAAAACTTTACTAGGCAAGATACCTTAAGAGGGAGTATTACTCCAGAACGTGCTTGGTGGGACTTGAATTATTATAATTTAAACATTAAGGTGCAACCAGAAAATGAATCCATTGCAGGTTACAACATCATTAGGTATAAAGTTTTAGAGGAATCTGATGTCATTCAAATCGATTTGCAAAAACCTTTAAAAATAGACGCGGTATCGCAAGACAATCAAGATCTCGATTATACTTCTTATGGTTCAGCACATTTCATTCATTTGAAGAAAAAACAGGTGCCTGGGGAGTTTAACGAACTATATGTTCAATATTCTGGAAAACCAAGAAAGGCAAAAAGAGCGCCATGGGACGGTGGGTTTTCCTGGGAAAAAGATGAAAATGGTAATCCTTTTGTAGCAACATCTTGTCAAGGATTGGGTGCTAGTGTATGGTGGCCGAATAAGGACCATATGTATGATGAAGTCGATAGTATGCGCATTGCCATTGATGTTCCAAAGGATTTAGTAGCAGTGTCCAACGGTAGGTTAAGAGAAGAATACCTCTATGATTTTGGTGGTTATAAATTGTACGATTGGTTTGTATCCAACCCCATAAATAATTACGGTGTAAATATAAACATAGGTGATTACGTTCAATTTGGCGAAACATATGAGGGGGAAAAGGGCACATTGGATTTGGACTATTATGTACTGCGCGATAATTTGGATAAGGCCAAAGAGCAGTTTAAACAAACTCCAATGATGCTAAAGGCCTTTGAGCATTGGTTTGGCCCCTACCCTTTTTATGAAGATAGCTTCAAGTTAGTGGAAGTACCATATTTAGGGATGGAACATCAGAGTTCAGTTACCTACGGGAATAAATATCAAAATGGATATCTAGGCAGGGATTTGTCAGGAAGCGGCTGGGGACTTAAGTTCGATTTCATCATTATTCATGAAGCCGGCCATGAATGGTTTGCCAACAACATCACATACAAAGATGTCGCAGACATGTGGATTCACGAAGGGTTTACCGCTTATTCCGAAAATTTGTACTTAGACTACCATTATGGAACCAAAGCAGCTTCCGAATACGTCATTGGAACTCGTGCAAACATTAAAAATGATATTCCCATAATTGGAACTTACAACGTTAATAAAAAAGGCTCTGGAGATATGTACTATAAAGGGGCTAACATGTTGCATACTCTAAGACAGCTCATCGAAGATGATGAACTTTGGAGACAAATCCTAAGAGGATTGAACGCCGAGTTCTATCACCAAACGGTAACCACAGAACAGATTGAACACTATATCAGTGAAAAAACAAAAAAGGACTTATCTGCTTTCTTCAACCAATATTTAAGAACCACCATGATTCCAAAATTGGAATATAAGCTGGAAGGAAAGTCCATTACGCATCGTTATGTGGATGTTGTAGAAGATTTTGATATGCCTATCAGAGTTTTTACTAATGGCAAAGAACAGTGGTTATTTCCTAGCAAAGAATGGAAAACTGAAACATTGCAGAGCAGTGAACTGGTTTTTGACGACAACTTTTACATCCTGCATCAGAAAATTTAA